The Synechococcus sp. PCC 7335 nucleotide sequence CAACGATACTGGTACAGACGGTCGCTTTTTCTCCTGGCTAGGTCAGTTTCAGTGGGTCGAACAATTTTCGGCAGGTAAACTGTTGTTAGCCCGGCTAAATGCCCATCTGACGGGCGATTCTCTTTTGCCGCTGGAGCGATTTAGTGTGGGTGGGATTGACACCGTGCGAGGCTATGCCCAAAATCAGTTAGTGACCGATAATGCGGTCACCTTTTCAACAGAAATGCGTTTCCCCATCTTTGCAGACTTTCAGCTAGCGCCCTTTGTCGATACTGGGGGCGGATGGAATAATAGAACGGCTAATCCGGAGACCTCTTTTTTGTTGGGCACAGGTTTGGGGTTGCGCTGGCAGCCCAGCGATACGATTAACTTTCGCCTTGACTACGGCATTCCGCTAATTGACGCTGGCGACGAAGGCAATTCTTTACAAGAGCATGGGCTGTATTTTTCGATTAATACCGTACCGTTTTAATAGACGCTTTTTAGTAGACCTTGTTCTAGGGCATCTCTGCTTTTAGACACCTTTTTAGACATCGCGATGAAGAAAATGACCACTCCACTCAGACTGTTGGTTGTCGATGATCACGAAGCTGTTTTAGCTGGCTTAGTGAGCAACTTGCAGGCAGAATATGAGACCGCAGATATTCGCCAAGCAACCACTACGCAAGCGACGCTAGATCAGCTAGCTGATACGCTGCCCAACGTTCTGGTGATTGATTTGGCACTACCAGAAAATCCGGGCGATCCGTCTGAAGTCGATACTGGGATTAATTTGCTGCGGCAGCTTTTAGCGCAGTATCCTGAACTGAATATTGTGGTACAAAGTGCCAACATAAAATCGCTGGTACGATTAAAGCCCGCGATTGATAGTCACCAAGGCGGATTTACCATTATTGACAAGCGGCTGCCGATGAAGGAGCTGCTTGTCAAGGTAGATTGGGCGCTTCAGGGGGTGATTTATACGCCGCGTGATATGCGCAATGGTGTAGAGGTGCGGCCAGAATGGTTGGATGTTTTGCAGCTGGCCTTTAAAGAAGGATTACAAGATAAGGCGATCGCAGAGCGCATGAGCGTCGCTGAAAGAACGGTTCGCTACTATTGGAGCAAGCTGCAAAATGCGCTGGATGTATATCCAGAAGCTGGCAAGAATGTTCGCATTCAGACCGGGATTAGAGCCCGAGAAGAAGGATTAATTGATTGAACCAATTAACCCATTGATGGCGGGTTAAACCGTTTGAGTTACTCTTGAGTCACTACCACAGGGACGCCATAGAGGCACTATTGAGACGCCACCATAGAGACGCCACAGAAAACCATAGAGACTTTACTATGAAAAAGAATCAGCTGGCCCGGTTGGCCTGGAAACAATTGCAGCAGCCGGTATCGGGCGTGTATTGGCGACGACAGCTCTTTCCTGGGCTGACGGTTGTAGGTTTGGTATTTCTGGTTAGGCTGTTGGGTCTTCTTCAGGTGTCGGAATGGAAAACGTATGATAACTTTTTGCGATCACGCCCCGCAGAACCCACCGAAGACAGAATTCTCATTGTTGACGTCACCGAAGACGATATCCAACAGATGAGCACCTATCCCATTCCAGACAGAACCATCTCGGCGCTGTTAGAAGAACTATCGCAGGCAAACCCTCGGGCAATTGGGGTTGATATTTATCGAGATTTACCGGTTGAGCCCGGTCACGATGACTTAGTAGCAATGCTATCAGGCTCAGATAATATTGTTGGAATCGAGTCAATTACCGGTGCGCTTGTGTTGCCGCCGCCTGCACTACCACCAGAACAGGTTGGCTTTGTGGACTTTCCATTAGATGCCGATGGCTTTGTGCGGCGCGCATACTTGGGGGCACTGCCACCAGAAGGGTATTTGGGACCTTCAGATGATTTTCGATTTTCTTTTGCCTTTACCCTGGTAGAGATTTATCTGGCGGAAGAGAATATTCTGTTGGAAAACGGGCTCAAAAATTCTGACAATATGCGATTGGGAAAAACAGAGTTTTTTTCACTCTCGCCCAATGCGGGTGGCTATGTAGGCACTGAAATCGGTGGAGAACAGATTTTACTGAATCCGCGCAGTGGGCGATCGCCCTTTGAACGGGTGTCGATGGGGGATGTGTTAGCCCAGCGAGTCCCTGCCGACAAAATTGAAAATCGGGTGGTGTTGGTAGGTGTGACTGCCTCGAGTATTAAAGATGTGCTGAACTCTGGGGCGGTCAGTACGGCAAATCCTGGACTGGTGGATGGGGTAGAGATGCACGCCCATATGGTCAGCCAACTGCTGAGTTCGGTGCTGGGTGATCGCCCACTGATAAAAGTATGGCCTGAGCCGGTTGAATACCTTTGGATTTTGATGTGGGGCGGGGTGAGCGTAATACTGGTGCGCTGCATTCCCAGGCCCTCTTGGTACATGCTAACGGTGGGTGTGATCAGTCTGGGGCTGGTGGGAGTAAGCTTTGGTTTGCTGTGGTGGGCGTGCTGGTGGGTACCTGTGGTACCTGCGCTAATTGTCTTTAGCGTAAATGGCTGGGTGCTACCGGCTTTTTATCTGTACGATCAGGCGTGGCGGGCACGTGTGGATGAGCATCAGCGGGTGATCAAACAAACCTACGATACTATTCACAACGGGCCGTTGCAAATGCTGGCGCTGCTGCTTCAAGACAAGCGCAGCCTAAAACCACAGACGGCGGTTCAGTTAGAACAACTCAATGACGGGCTGCGCCAAATTTATGATCGACTGTTGCAAGAAACGCTGTCGCCAACCGACAAGATTCTGCTGGGTAATCAAAGTGTGGTTGACCTGCGCAGTCCGCTACATGAGGTTCTATACCAGGTTTACAAAGAGACGTTGACCCGCTCATTTCCTGGCTTTGCTGCGCTGACAGTGAAAGTGGTTCGCTTTGACCCGTTTCAAACTGGCCAGCTGTCTTCGGATCAAAAGAAGGGACTCTGTCGCTTTTTAGAAGAAGCGCTTTGCAATGCGGGCAAGCACGCGGTGGGTGCCAAACGGCTGTGTGTGACCTGTCTAGCAACTGAAACTGAAAATTTGATTCGTGTTGAGGATAATGCGCCTGCTGGTAAAAAGGGTGGTGTGCTAGCGGGTGGGCGTGGTACTCAGCAGGCCAAGGCGCTGGCGAGACAGCTGCAAGGGTCGTTTCAGCGCGTGGCGGATAATGCAGGCACTCGCTGTGAGCTGCGCTGGCCGCTAAAAGGGAAAAGAAGTACGATCGCATTGCCGAAACTGATAATGACTTCGTCTGATAAACGCAGCTAGTTTTGCTCGGAATTATAGATTATCAATAGTAGTGATCCAGTAGGATATGAACTATCGAATTGAAGTATTGATGACGTATTCGACGACAGATATCAAGCGATGAATTTACTCTCTCAGCAGCGATCATTTGGCCCTATCTGCAAGTTTGCATGCGTGGGGGGTATCGCAATGACAACTGCAATGACAACAGTGTTGTTATCTCCGAATCATGTGGCGGCAAAACAGCTCAACGTGGTGGATGCCGTTCAAGCAGATGTGGCTACGGGTGATCTTCTGTTGGAGTCAACCTTGCTCTCACAGCACCGTCGTCGCCGGAGGTCGTATCGGCCGCCTGCGGACTCTCGGATTCCCCGTCGTGACCATTCTGGCGGTGGGGTTCGTGGCTGCGGGGAAGATATTGCTGCGATCGCGCCTCGCTTAAGCGGCATTGGTCAAACGGTTTCAACCCATCCGACGCTGGTGTGGTACACCGCAAGCGACATTCCTTCGGCCTTAGAACTTCATCTCTATCGCTACACCGCTGATGATCGGCTAGAGACCGTTTTCATTAAGTCAATTGGAGACAGTCAAAAAGGCTACATGGCCTACACGCTACCTGAAGATGAGCTGGGGTTACAACCGGGCGAAACCTATCTGTGGCAAGTGGTGCTTTTCTGTGACGAGAACAGAGAAGAAGTGGGCATGTGGACCGCTGCTGATATTGAACTGGCACCGTCTGCGGTCGCGGTAGAGCCTTCGATGATAGATCCTTCACAAGATTCTCTGAGCATTGCTGAAACCTATGCAAACTTAGGAATTTGGTACGATGCGCTCGCTCAAGTATATGATGCAACCTCTGTAGAAGAGAAAGAATTTCTCCAGACACTGCTGCTTGATCTCGCTGAGTTGGAAGAAAGTGTGGAACGCAAAGAAGACTCTTAAATAGAAGATCCTCAAATAGAAGATTAATTGTCAGGACTCAGTAGCCGAAATCAAGCAGTGGCCAAGCTGCTGCTAGGCTAAGACGGCCGCCCTTTAAGGGAGAGTAGAAAAAAGTGGGGGAAACGTTGAAAACTCGTACGGTAGCATGAGAGCATGACCAACGCACTGCCCCCAATCACCTACCAGTTCAAGGTTTTCCTCATGGGGCTTTTTGCATAACCCCCCGAAAAGGCGCAATCCAGATCGAGACACTTAAGACTCAGAGCTAAAGGCAAGTTTATTAGTGCATTTGTTCTTTGTCATATTTTGCTGGCGCAGAGTATAAATAGTACTCTGTATGAAAAGTCATGTTCGGCAAGAAGTATACTGTCTTTACAAGCTTTATTATCGACTCTTAGAAACGTATTTTGAGATACCGCTTTTGGTTGCTTTTAACGGCTTATCGATAGGCTTAGATTCTTGCCAGAGGCAATTTTTTTATCTACTCGTAGCTTTTTCCAGCTCTGGAAAAACACTATGATATCTGCTGTTCAGTAACTTTATGAAAGTATTAAGAGAGTTCTTTTGCCGATAGTAAGTTCCGAAAACTGAGGCAAGATGCTATCGAAGAAACCCTCTATAGTTCTGCGCTCACACAACTCAGATTCATTTAGCTATCGCATTAGCTGAGCGAAAGCATTGATAGATAGTGATCGAATCTTATCAATACTTGAATAAGGATTAATGGCCTATCGCCTTGGTGAGTGGCGCATGATCGCATTCGGCACCAGAGTACGCTCAATATGGCTAGCTTAGTCCCAAGTGCGTTGGCGGATAGGAGATGAAAGCTCATGGCGCTCAGTCAGACGAAGCCTGAACATGCTGCTGTCAAAGAAGTCCTGAACTAAGTCTCAAACGTATTAATGTGGAATATACCTTTTCGGGGGGTTATGCAAAAAGCCCCAACACCTGCTGCTCGACAAACTGCTAGAGCGCTGTCAAGCACCTGATTGGCTGACAAAAGTTTAATCAGGAACAAACTTAACGGTAATCACGCTGAAATCGAGCAAGCGCCCGGACTTCTTGTTGTGTTGTGGCCTAGAAGCCATCGCCGGTTGCGGATCAATGTGAGAGGTAAAACAAGCCTGTTTAATCACCTGCCAACCGTTGAGCAGAGCCGCCTTAGTCCACTCCAATCCGATGCGAAAGTAGCTGTTGCCTCTATCCCAGTGTGTGTCAATCCATCGCCTACGGCCTGATTGCACAACCGCTACGCCTTGAGCCGTGACGTAAAGCGTGGCTACTGCCAGAATAAACCATAAGCGAGAGAGGTCAGTGAGGCCTCGAATCTCAGAGCGTTGTAGATTCCAACCGGCGGACTGGTCGTCTAAAAATCCTTCCTCGATATCGAAGCGCAAGGCATATTCCATAAAGGTTTGCGGGCTAGTGGGCTGGTCGCTGACGACGGCCCAAAGTTCACCATTGATGTTGTTGCGCCCGATGATGACATGCACTGGGCCGTACTGTTCGTGACGATGGAGTCTGATGTGGTGGAAACAAAGTGCCCGACCTCGTTCTAGGTGAAACGATTTAGGTTGACACCAGCCGGAACCGGGTCGCCAAATCCAGGTGTCACTTTTGATACGGATGCGGTAGTGCCTTAAGTGTCAGGACTGAGTAGCCAAAAAGGGGCTCAGCAAACTGATAGGGTAAGTGCGATCAGCTCATTTCCCCGCCGCCTGATGGATTGCCCGCATTGCCAATCGCCCCGCGTCTCTCTGCTCCAGCGAAAAACCAATCTGGGCTATGACATGTTCCGCTGCAAGCGCTGTCGCCGGACTTTCAACGAGCGCACGGGCACACCGTTTAATTTTATCGAAGTCCCTACCGACATTATCTTTCAAGTGTTGCTTTGTCGTGTCCGTTACAAGCTCAGCTACCGGGATGTTGCCGAATTCTTCTTACTCCGAGGTTTCCAGTTCACCCATGAAACTGTGAGAGATTGGGAAGCAAGATTCCTCCCTCATTTTACGGAACAGATTCGGACGAAACGGAAAGGTAAAGTCGGCAACGTCTGGTTGATCGATGAAACATTCATCCGAGTAAAAGGTGTGTGGTGCTACCTTTATCGGGGCATCGATGAGGATGGCAATCTGATGGATGTCCGTCTTAGCAAAACTCGCGATATGGTTGGGACGAAAGCCTTCTTCGCTCAGGCGCTCGGTCTTCACGAGGACGCCCCTGAGAAGATCGCTACTGATGGCCTAGCGTCTTATCCACGAGCAATTAAGGAAGAACTGGGCAAGAATGTTGAGCATGAAGTTCGCCCCTGCACCGCCAATCCAGTCGAACAAAGTCATCGGCGCATCAAACACCGCTATTATCCGACACTTGGATTTGGAGAGTTTGAAGCAGCTCAAAGATTCTGTCGAGCGGTGGACGAAGTAGGCAACTTTTTGAGGCCACGAACTCGAATGGCAGAATTCGTCTGTCCAGATGATCTCAGACAGAAATTTATGCAAGGGGTCGGGGAATTGGAAACCTTATTCAAGGCCGCTTAAGCTGAGATAGCGACAGGGAGCGATCGCGTTGCTAGAGATTCAACGTAATTTGGCTACTGACTTCTGACAGTTTCATCCTAGTAACCGAATTTACAAAAAGATTGCGAACACTATAGCTGAGGAGATGCAGTAGAGACATGGCACGAATGAGCAAACGACCCATGACAGCAATGTTTGGAGGAGCAGTGTCTGCCCAAGAAGGTGAGACAATTACCCAGCTAAAAGAAGAAATTGAAAGCTTAAAGTCTTTATCGGAGCAATCTTTCAAACTACCAGTAGACGATATACAGCCACTTCAACTACCTGGAAAACTGAAGCAGCCAAGGCTTTACTTCGATCCCCAGAAAATGGAGAGGCTCAAGCAATCTATCCAAAAGCATGGTGTACTAGAACCTATTTTGGTAAGACCGAGTGCTAAGGGTCGTTACGAAATTATCAGTGGTGAAAGACGCTGGCGTAGCTGCCGTGCTCTGGAGATGGAAGATATCCCAGCCATTGTGCGGGATATGAGCGATGCGATCGCTCTCGAAGCGGCATTAATTGCTCACCTACTTAACGAGGAAATCACTCCTGTTGAGCAAACGGAGAGCATCCTTAATCTGCTTTCACTTCACCTGAACATGCCTATTGAAGAAGTAAAAGCCAATCTCCATCGAACAAAAAACGTGAGTGCTTCAGTCTCGAATAAGGAAGGATTTGAAGAAGATGCTCTCAGGGTTGTAACCGAAACGCTTAAAGAATTTGGGATGAAGCTTTCTAGCTTTGTCTCTAACCGGCTACCCATGCTTAACTTATCCCCTGAGATATTGGATGCTGTACGGGAAGGTAAGCTCTCACCTACGAACGCTGTACTTCTAAACAGGCAACCTTCTAAAATGCATGCAGAGCTTATTGAAGATGCTGCCGGCCTCACTAAGCAAGACTGTATGGCACTAGTCAGAGATCTAGAGAAAGAAAGAGCACAGAAACAGCCATCATCACCGTCGCCAATTTCTGATAGAGTCTTTGCTCGTATCAAGGCGGTTAGAAAAAAGAAGTCATTATTACAACTAGAACAAGCACAAAAGAAGCTCGAAGAGATTGATCGGCTCCTACAGGAAATAGAATCACTCAGTCCTTGAGCAGACCACAATTCTAGACTTGTAGTCAAGTACATTTGTACGCATCAGGCCATTTCAATAGAAAGAAAGGGGGTGGTTCGCATATGTATAGAACCGGAACAATTTTGGCCTTTAAGCTCAAAAGCCTGACCCTGAAAGGGTTTTAAGCTTAAGCATTTGTACTCGGTCTTGGTGGGCTTTATTCAGAAGAAAAGCTTGAAAGCATTGAAAACTCGTTAGGCATAGAGCGTCAAAAGTCCTTATAGGCCAAAATTTCTCCATGTCTATACAAAGGCCACATCTGTAAGCGAGTTGGCATGAGCCGTGCTAGCTATTACCGACTTGTTGGAGGGTTGCAAGCGTAGCTGTCATAAAGTGCACTAAGTACTAAGGCGAAGCCTGAAACGTCGAGGACTCGTTAAAAATTTGGCTAAAATCTAGGTTCCTCCTGAAAATTAAGTACAAATAAACCACTCTAAAAACCTTGTGCATCAGTACTTTCGAGCTTATTTAACTGATTCGAAAATACGCTTGTACTAAGCCTGATTGAGATTTTGACTCAACATCTCTATGTGTTGGTTTGCTCGTAAAAAGAGTTGTGTTGTGATTTACTACTTCAGTAATAAACTTTTTTCTCAAGGGTAAACAGGAAACTCATGCTATGTGAGAG carries:
- a CDS encoding response regulator translates to MKKMTTPLRLLVVDDHEAVLAGLVSNLQAEYETADIRQATTTQATLDQLADTLPNVLVIDLALPENPGDPSEVDTGINLLRQLLAQYPELNIVVQSANIKSLVRLKPAIDSHQGGFTIIDKRLPMKELLVKVDWALQGVIYTPRDMRNGVEVRPEWLDVLQLAFKEGLQDKAIAERMSVAERTVRYYWSKLQNALDVYPEAGKNVRIQTGIRAREEGLID
- a CDS encoding CHASE2 domain-containing protein is translated as MKKNQLARLAWKQLQQPVSGVYWRRQLFPGLTVVGLVFLVRLLGLLQVSEWKTYDNFLRSRPAEPTEDRILIVDVTEDDIQQMSTYPIPDRTISALLEELSQANPRAIGVDIYRDLPVEPGHDDLVAMLSGSDNIVGIESITGALVLPPPALPPEQVGFVDFPLDADGFVRRAYLGALPPEGYLGPSDDFRFSFAFTLVEIYLAEENILLENGLKNSDNMRLGKTEFFSLSPNAGGYVGTEIGGEQILLNPRSGRSPFERVSMGDVLAQRVPADKIENRVVLVGVTASSIKDVLNSGAVSTANPGLVDGVEMHAHMVSQLLSSVLGDRPLIKVWPEPVEYLWILMWGGVSVILVRCIPRPSWYMLTVGVISLGLVGVSFGLLWWACWWVPVVPALIVFSVNGWVLPAFYLYDQAWRARVDEHQRVIKQTYDTIHNGPLQMLALLLQDKRSLKPQTAVQLEQLNDGLRQIYDRLLQETLSPTDKILLGNQSVVDLRSPLHEVLYQVYKETLTRSFPGFAALTVKVVRFDPFQTGQLSSDQKKGLCRFLEEALCNAGKHAVGAKRLCVTCLATETENLIRVEDNAPAGKKGGVLAGGRGTQQAKALARQLQGSFQRVADNAGTRCELRWPLKGKRSTIALPKLIMTSSDKRS
- a CDS encoding DUF928 domain-containing protein; the encoded protein is MNLLSQQRSFGPICKFACVGGIAMTTAMTTVLLSPNHVAAKQLNVVDAVQADVATGDLLLESTLLSQHRRRRRSYRPPADSRIPRRDHSGGGVRGCGEDIAAIAPRLSGIGQTVSTHPTLVWYTASDIPSALELHLYRYTADDRLETVFIKSIGDSQKGYMAYTLPEDELGLQPGETYLWQVVLFCDENREEVGMWTAADIELAPSAVAVEPSMIDPSQDSLSIAETYANLGIWYDALAQVYDATSVEEKEFLQTLLLDLAELEESVERKEDS
- a CDS encoding IS6 family transposase, encoding MSGLSSQKGAQQTDRVSAISSFPRRLMDCPHCQSPRVSLLQRKTNLGYDMFRCKRCRRTFNERTGTPFNFIEVPTDIIFQVLLCRVRYKLSYRDVAEFFLLRGFQFTHETVRDWEARFLPHFTEQIRTKRKGKVGNVWLIDETFIRVKGVWCYLYRGIDEDGNLMDVRLSKTRDMVGTKAFFAQALGLHEDAPEKIATDGLASYPRAIKEELGKNVEHEVRPCTANPVEQSHRRIKHRYYPTLGFGEFEAAQRFCRAVDEVGNFLRPRTRMAEFVCPDDLRQKFMQGVGELETLFKAA
- a CDS encoding ParB/RepB/Spo0J family partition protein; the protein is MTAMFGGAVSAQEGETITQLKEEIESLKSLSEQSFKLPVDDIQPLQLPGKLKQPRLYFDPQKMERLKQSIQKHGVLEPILVRPSAKGRYEIISGERRWRSCRALEMEDIPAIVRDMSDAIALEAALIAHLLNEEITPVEQTESILNLLSLHLNMPIEEVKANLHRTKNVSASVSNKEGFEEDALRVVTETLKEFGMKLSSFVSNRLPMLNLSPEILDAVREGKLSPTNAVLLNRQPSKMHAELIEDAAGLTKQDCMALVRDLEKERAQKQPSSPSPISDRVFARIKAVRKKKSLLQLEQAQKKLEEIDRLLQEIESLSP